A window of Scophthalmus maximus strain ysfricsl-2021 chromosome 4, ASM2237912v1, whole genome shotgun sequence genomic DNA:
TAGACCTCAACGCCCCTTCGGGTCCCCAGGGGCCGCCTGGCAGCCCCTCTGCCCGACACAGTGACCGATCGGGCCACAGCCCGGCCTCTCGTAGCAGCGGCAATGTCCGCATGGAGAGCAGCACACTGGACTCTTCCTCCAGACACAAATCCAGACATAAACCTTTAACACCGGGTAAGAGTTCAGTTTCTATGATCTCAACTTCATTGTCCTCTGATTGTGACTAAAGAGTCTCTTAATGGAACAAAAATATCATGGACAAGTTAAAAACACTGATTAGTAAAGTTTGTCCAgcacaaataataaatgactcAACATATTAAAGAAGTAAGTACAGACATAGCAAAACAGTAGTGATGGGAAAAATCTCTGTTTGTAGCTTGcaaacatgaatttaaaaaatactgttcaTGATAAACATAGTACTGAATTACCTCTATCACAGACTATGGCTGACATGAGACTTTAAAATATGAGAAGTTAAATATGTTTccatatatttcatttattagttTATCAGATATGAAAGGACTGTAGCATATCATATTATCAGTTTCTCTTGATACAGTCAATACAGAAGCAGATGCAGAATAAATCTGGCATTGTTGATAAATTGTTTCATCAATATACAGAAAATTTATTTCCAATTTCCGGCTTCCAGTTTGTCTAATGTGAggattttctattttattctttcTAATAAATTGAAtattaccccccaaaaaatagatttttcctctcctctcttctccagaGGATGTCGGCGCACCGGAGCTCTTAGACCCTGGAGGAGCAGGGATGCCCTCCACTCACACTCTGCCTTCCCCGCACGAGTCTTATCATTACGGCCTGGGCTACACCTCGCCCTTCTCCTCCCAGCAACGGCCTCATCGCCACTCCATGTACGTGAGGAGGGAGCGCCACCGACCCCACGGCGTCGAGGGTGGGATGGCGGGCTTGCCGCCGCCAGGGCAGGTGATACCAACACGAACCAGCAGCCTGCAGATACTCTCCCCCCAGCTGCAGCACCGGACCGCCCTCACCGGACACTCCGTGAGCTCCTCAAGGGAGGACTGCACCGATGACATGACGAGGGTTAGTGGCAGACAGTGCTGTGAGTCTGGTGACAGTTAAAGGAAACATCCACCCTAAAATACTGACACGAACACTATAAAAAAGTCCACCACATCTTTGGTGTTGTACTGTAGTTTTCTTATTCCCAGGGTTAAAAGGCCAAATGTAGATTACACAGACTAATTCCAGCAGATGctgggaatatatatatatatattttttttgttataaatgagttaaatcaataattaaaaagcgAGGCTGCTCATCCTTAAAAAGCACATGGACTCTGGCACTCCGTGTTTATAGCTTCAGTAATTAAATTACCtcaagggattttttttcaagaaggATTATATTTTTAGacaaaaaatctttaaattaaataaaatagggTATCTCCACCAGAATGAAACAACTTGTCATTGTAGAAAGGGTTTTGAACAACATTTAGTCCTTAATGTATAAGAGATCCAATTTACTTATTTTGGTTTATATCTCAgttcatttttaacattcaaTTATCCTTGTCATGGCACCGACCTGGACTTTTTACCCAAGAAAAACATTATTAGTAATTATTAGATTTCTTGctttcatatttgtttaaagtcattcacattttttctgtctgacacaAGTAAGACTggtcaaaacacatttgataaAAGACAAACTATAACTATAATACTCACACTAAGACATAATCATATTCAAGGAAGACATTTGTGTAGCTCAGGAGCCGTCGCCACAGaggtaaaaagtaaaaatataacCGACCAATCTATAAAGATCTAATTATAAGTGATGGAGCCACGAAcaagaaaaaagcaagaaatGATAAAGATAATGCAGCCACAACATTTTAGTTGGTTTTGGAAAAACGTTTGATTGCTCCAGTAACACTATCACTGCCTCTAGTTTTTATTCACATCTGAGTTCAACAATTTTTCTTGGAATTGAAAATGATTGTGGGAAAAATGTAGGAACAtattggacacatttttttttctttactataTGCattgaagtgtgtgcgtgtgcgtgtgcgtgtgtgcgtgtgcgagtgtgggTATTAGACGAGGTGGTGGGTGTGTGCAGGGACTGTCAGTGTATCACGTTGCCATTGCCACCGCTTCATGCTGCGCCTGTCCGTCTTCTCAACAGAGTGAGCTGTCCCCTAAAGACATGAGCCACCCCTGTGCCCCCATCAAAGACTCTGCGCGGGACAACGCTGCTGCTTTTCACACGCAGCGCTCTAAAAACGAGGTCCGACCCCCTGACTCCTCCCGCCCCTCCAAACACAGACAGTGGCTCTTCTGACCGCTGGTGTCCATAgcctcttctgtttcctctcaggcCAACAGCTTCACTGCACGTTGTCGCTGGTGTAAATGTAATCTCACCGAAAAAGCTGTGGGATTTGTCCCGAATGTCTCTGCGGTGTGAGCCAGTAGAGAATGTGACAGCTAATGATAACTGATGATTAAATGGGACTATCgatcacagagacactgaggaggcTCGTGTGGtcttgtgtccgtgtgtgtgtctgtgggtttaTGCGTTTGCATGTCTGCATGGTGTGTGCAGTGTGTCCCTCAGGTCGGCATGTACCACGACCCCCACGGCGAGGATGGAGGTTCCTCCAAGGAGAACCGCATGATCTTCACTGAGTCCATGCCGAGGAGAGTCGGCAGCTTCTACCGGGGTAAGAAACAGGAATCTGCAAAGAGTGGGTCTCGCGCGTCACCACACACAACATCCAGAAATAAAGCGTTAGCTGCATTCCGACATGCGCTGTCGtccagacatttccctgaaatTTTCCGGGGGCATCCCCGTCTGCCGCCTGCATGCTGGGAAATCTCCTGgtggtgtgaacgcatctgactcgAACAGGCTCCCGCTGCGTTCGGCaaatgtgaacggcaaactccagaaaatgacCGCACCTAGTGTTCCGGATTCTTTtacagagttcatgtctgaaaacagctagtTTGGCAAAGTAGGGCTCACGATTAAGCAGTTATCTGATAAACGCTGAACAAGGTTTAAGGTTTTAGAGAACACTACATATGAAGATCAATATGTAGTCATACTTTATGGCTCTTGGACAGGCTGAGATAATGTACCAAAGTATATGACAAATAAAACGTTGACCTTGTGATGGTGCTGTgaggaaaagtcaaattattacaacaacaaaaaagaaagattcaAACGGAGAAAAACTGACAATATTGTAGGATTCATCATGAAAGgaataaaaactaataaatacAGTCCAGCACAAATGTTTCATGgttaattcatctttttttatatgaggttgtaactttttttttttttttttggtgtatttttcatccaaaaaaagtcaaattattacaacaacaaaaaagaaagattctAACGGAGAAAAACTGACTATATTGTACTACAGAGCTGCTCGGCGTaaaacagtttgacacagtttgGAGTTTCAGACAGATCAATGGTAAATGTCAGGTTTTCCCAACTAGCAATTTTGCATTGTGTTTAATAATTATACAGGGGGGACAGATATCAGCCGGAGTTTCAGCCTAGATAGACAATGCAGACATGATGAATTATAGGAAATGTGGTTGGAGAAAAATGACTATATTTGACTATATTCTCTCCTCAGTCCCTTCCCCACGACCAGAcaactcctcctctttccaTGACGCCATTGGGCAGAGTCGTGGGCCGGTCTTACCCATCGTACCCGGAGACCCTGTTGCCATGGCCAACCACTCAAAACGCCAGACGGCTTTTGACTggtgagagggttttttttttctgtttttcactatattttatttgcaaacttgcatgtcgtttttttgttgcttcacaGTTACTTCAGGCAACATCGGATCAAAGTTATACCGAGGGAACTATTTTGATTTCAGCTGTCAAGTGTCCACAGCCTCTAGTTGTACCATTTGACAGCTTGTCACACGTTACTACACATTTCTATACTGTTACAAAACACACTGCTTTGGCTGTGTAGACATCGGCAGTCATCGGCAGTCGACGCTGAAGCATGAATCCAAATTAAACTTTAGGCACACCGTCAAAccatctcacatattttcctCACTCTCACGCAAATGTCACGACACGAATTAagatccttttcatttttctagaTTAGTTTGTGGTGCTGCGTCAAACACGTTTCCGTCTCTGAGTTGCCAAACACATTGTCGTGTTTGAGGCACTGACATTTAATTAAGAGGGAAAACTCTGCATATTTTGACAGTgttgtgagagaggaaaaaaagtcaaagtttgCGTTCTATTCTTATTGATAAGCTGAAGCACTGAGGCTAAGAGTGCACATCTCACATTAAGTGAATCACTCTGATATTTCGGACGATATCCGTAATTTTCTTGTAATAATCCTTGTTGTGCTCCAAAGGGAAAAATTGACACTCCTCCATTGAGCTGCTCGTGTTATTTTGTGACTGTTCAATCCTGAGCTTCTATTTGCAAAAAGGATTCATATGAACGATTTTTCCACGTTTGCCATGCAGGTCCGCCGCAGAGGCGATGGTTATGAACCCCCCAGAGCCCGTCAAGGAGAAGGGAAAACAAGGCTTCTTCAGagccattaaaaagaaaaagaagaagacacaaaTAGTAAGATTATTCAAGTCTTCACCTGTCATGTCATCTAgcacatgtaaaaaataattactttgattccatgttcttttttttcgccTTGTCCatgatatttttatgttttattatgagTACAGTTAAACATTTTAACCACACTTTCAGTAAAATGGCAAAAGTCACATTTacgttttataaaaaaaaccaattcatCGATtcaaataattggcagattaattgataatagaaaaaaagttgcATGCTATTTGAACCATTGTTTGCCATTTAACTTTCCATCAATACGCCAACTTTTGCGTCTCAGCCAAGTGTAAATACTTTTTAGTAATATTTTGCaacttatttttcaaattttctgcATATTGACTctatatttttatgttcaaaCCATAAATGACATTAGAAATGATGAATCAAAAAACCACACTTTTGCAATTAAGGGTTATTATACAAACATTTTGGAACCACTTTCGGATTTACCTCCATAGCACAGTGCTTTAGATAATCATGATTTCATGCTTGTTTTCAACCGGTCTGATCATCCAACAGCTCTTCTTTTGCACTGTTGGACTTATATTGACCTGTCAACTACTTTGGACAGCAGAATGTTTTTATAGATATGTTATTATAGATATAAAGGCTGAAAGACATTTCAGAAATAAGGCACaagttgaaataaaacacaataattcTTTAGGTGCTAATTGCTCCCTGTTTACCTTAACAGTCAAATACTCATGCTTTTACTGATTTATCTTCTCCATTATCTATTGTTTAGTGGGGTTTTCCTGTTTTATGGATGAGGATGTGCAGTTGTTATTCTGTCTGCTGTCAGAGACTTGGTGTTGAGCGTTGTGGCTGTGCGTCTTCTGCTCCACAGACGGACATGGAGGACGGGAGGAACCCCAGCATAAAGAAAagtcttttccccctctttagCTCTAAGAATAGCTTAAAGCACAACTCAGCTGTCAAAGTCCTACCTGTAGTCGCCTCACCCATGGTACAACACCAGCCTCCCGCGCCCTACCCTGCCTCACCAGTAATCTAACCTCAACACTACAGCTGCATGCGAACTCACACACTGCACTCACCAGAACGACCTGCTTTGAAATCCTGAAACACTTCCCCGGGGTTGAAAGGATTTCAAATATGTTTGGAGGCTAATACGGCACGCAGCCTCTGCATCCATTTTGTCTTGTTGTAATGTCTGTGTCCGATGCAGTCGCCTTGCACATCCACATTGCGTCGCAAGACATTTATTTCATGCTGCGGTGTGTTCGCTGTTTGTGAGGTCAACGCATCCGCACGTCGAGACTCATccttttcaacttttcaaatgAATCATTGTTCATGTTGAACACCTCAAACGCGAACCAACACGCGCCCAAACTCACACGCTACACATTCTTAGCCACTGAGGAAGGAATGCATCATTTTTCTGGGGCAAAGTGCTTCTTCGCTCACTTGCTGAGATTCAGCTGAGAAGGTGGAGACGACTCTTGAAGTTAGAGCCTGGTTAGCttaggaaaaaaagggaatcaACAGTCCAGAAGCAGATATAAAGCCCTTCTTGTCATCTAACTGATCACCGAACCTACATTTGAATcagttatttattaaaaatcagATATTTGCCAGTATTAGTTTCTCAAAAGTGAGTTTTTGCTGCTGTTCTTTATTCAAAATTGAATCTACTCTAATTTTTCAGCTGTTAATTGGACAAAACAGTTCTTTTGAATATGTCATCTACTGCCCTACTGTTTATTATAGTTTTTCAAAACACATCCAGACACAAGACTCTGTACAAAGTCATCACCAATCACCATCGCCACCTCCTTGTGCTTCGAGGGCTGCATGAGGAACTTCACCGGGATTTGAGATGTGATTTGAGTGAGATGCCATGTGTTGATATTTAGGATAACTAAtcatgttcctgttttttttattttttaatctgaaatgtCAGGTCATTGGCATCGGACAGGAACACCTGTCGCTGCAGAGGAGCTCCAAGTCCTCCTCTCACCACGGCAGCCGGCGGAAAAACCGCGAGCGCTCCCGAGACAGGGACCGGGAACGAGAACAGAGCCGCGACCGCGACAGGgaccgagagagggagagagaacgagagagggagagggagagggagagagagagagaaagagaaagagggagggagagggagagagtcagcGACTGGCCACCAGAAAAACCAGTGGACTCACACTCTCAGGTACGTACATGATGGAGACGCTGGTTTGGATTTGTCTGAGGATCACGGCCCAAAATGACCGTATCATAATTTCATTCTCTTTCTGACCAAAACATGCATTTTATGGGTAAATTATTTGTAGATGAGGCCGCATAAAGTCGTTCTACAGCTAACACTTCAAGTCCCATGCCCAGATTCTGAGATCATTTAGTTATTTCAATGATTTGAAACTTTCGCCCAATGTTCTCCATGTTACTTTGCACAGAAGGGTTATAGTCCTTGCAGGCAGATAGattcagaatttaaaaaaattaaaaaactttcACACACATTATCAGAAATGAAAATAGTTGCAAAAGACCTGTTGGGATCACAACAATGATTTCTCTCCTACCAGAGCCAACCACTCAAGTCACTCCGCAGGCTCCTtcacctctccccctcctcctccaatcaAGGACagcctcctcccgctcctcctccagacctgcGCTTCCAAGCCCCCCTCTCCAACCCGCCTCAGCCCTCCGCCAAAGCGGGCTACTCTGAGGGTCGAGGGCATCCTGAGAGCAGGGGGCACTCCGGGGTGAGCAGCACCTCCCAGGCCAAGAGCCGCAAGCCCAGCTACCCCCTCCCCGGACAGATCGAGTCCAGCTGGCACGTGTCTGCTTTACAGCGGGCAGAGGGCGCTCAGTTCACCCCAGAGCAGCTGGGCATCAAACCGGGCCAGAACGGACCCACATTCACTCGAGCCGCCCGCAGCAGGATGCCGAACCTCAACGACCTGAAGGAGACTGCGCTTTAAAAACCCCCCCGTACCACACCATCTCCCACATGGCTCCGTCCTGAGAGCATGGGCCCCAATGCAGACGTCGTGGTACTGTGGTAAAAGTTTACATGAAAGCCTATTTCACTGGATCAATTCCTCGCTCAGAAACTATAGTTGTCTGTTGATAACGTCTCTGAGCCCCACGAAGACGAGACGCTGACAGGCCGAACGCAAACGCCGGTAACAGTGACGCTTAGGAGACAGGAAAGGGGCCCAGTCCATCTCGGGATGCCAGCACTGCATCAGCTGTGCGTTATTGTCTCTGGACTCGACAAGGTTAGAACATTAGAATAAGATGATCTTCCCTGTCAAGGAGACGCAGCCCGTGTGGCCGctttgctgccatcttgtgctcACACGACGCTACTACAACACATCTGACGGCCGCTGTCACACGGTGGTGGCCAATGAACTCGATCTCCGTTTTTCAAGCTACGATATTTGATaagaacaagacaaaacaaaacaaaaaaaagatttatatcgacattatttattaaatatttatttgttttcaattcaagGATATAAGCTATAAATGACACAGTATGTAGGCTATATGGGAATATTATAAGGTATTATAGAATTCAATGTGTAATTGCAAGAGCTTTAGTTTCGACAcaaagaaatgcatagatattTATGTGTTGATGATACAATATGTCACGAGGAATATTTAACACTGgtgaatgtcttttttttttgttcaatttgaTATGTTATTAATAgtttttcatattatattatgttatttttaacctttttttttcgtttttcctttttcatcaaaatgtaaagaattattgataaatactttttttcccaaagtggaaaaaacatcacatctaGTACAAATCTGCCCATCACCCTCATGACATCCGTTTTGTGACAAGTCGGGCTATTTGTCATCAGGGGTTGGTAGCAGAAGAGCCGGGGTGAGACTGTTAGACTCTGTACTCTAACATACTGTCATTTTCAGTTCACTCTATGTCCCACTCTCGGTgtcatcatttcaaaatgagcTCTTCGTTTTCAGTCTTTTGGTTCTTCTGTCAGTGAAAACAGTTTTCCAGCTCCGTGCTGCCATGTTGGTTTTGTCTACGGCCTTAGCAGCAAGTTATCACCACATATGCCCGGTGAAGACTTAAACCTCTAATACAACATTTCAAGTGTTTCAAGATAGTAGGAGggtacactgcaaaaaaaaaattaaaaagcatacCTCACCTACaacctttttgatttttacGGGTAAGTCTGGTTTTattctatacttttttttttttattgtgacaaaTTCCATTGAACGTGAAACCAACACCGAATCCGGCCACAAACAAATATTGTCTGCAGTGTAGCTTATCGCTCTGTGCCACAGACATCACATCACTGGGTATATTTTGAGTCACCACTTCGCTACCGTAAATACCCAGCGGGGGCACAAAGTCAGTGGCTGAAAATAGAGCccaacaaatactgtatttaaagtttgcaaaaaaaaaaaaaagaatcttcagGCTGGGGAAGTGGTGGCAGCGGTGGAAAAAGTACTCCGATcctttaagtaaaagtacaaatacaacaacCCATGATAGTACTCCTTGAtagatatgaaaatatgacattttaaattctaAGTTTGACTAAAATATTGTTATCAGGTAAATGTACTAGTTGTAAAAGTAAACGTAATTGTtctgcagaaggaaaaaaatacttttttgtgaCTGATATTACCTTATATGTGAAAATGATCTGATTATTAATGCCCCTTCATAATGTCAAATATGCCTTTGGTCAAGTTAATCACTAATCTGAGGGGCAACGTGATGATTAATGAAGCAAAAATTAAGAGGAAAAAGTTCCGCAACACAAATTTTATATTAATCTTTTGAGATATAGAAATAGAGTTGTACGTGTTTTTGGCCTGAATCAGtcgttcaaatgaaaatgttctgtgaAGTGTAGAGGGTAAATCTTCCTTTAGTAGAATACAGAACTATTAACTCCTGCTGTCAAATAAAAGGAAGTAGAGTAGAAGTAcaatatgtcaaatgtaaatACTGAGGTAAAGTaactcaaaaatgtaaataagcaCCGTAGTTGAATGAATGTACTTATACACCGCTGGTTGGTTTTTGGTCTTTATATTTGTTGACAATTAGAAAGACATGAAATAACACCAGACTTATCCACTAATGTTTGTTCTGTGCGTATTTTCTTTGTGCAATTTAAAAGCTTGTGTTCTCAAAGTTTTTTGTAAAATGCCTTTTGTAAATCTGAATTTGGTTTTGCAttacaacttttctttttaacatcaATAATCATGATCAGGGAGGATTTTACTTAACTCGATTGTTCATAGAAACATTTACTTGTTGTCTACTGACCTGTGgatgatttaagaaaaacaaaaaaaaacacttttggtgGCCTGGGCAAAGTTTACAGCTTGATTTTTCTTCCAATCTCACCCTAACCCTTCGTTTCCTTCTTCCACCTCTGTGGTTTGAAAGCATAAAAGCAACGTAGAGATGCTTTTACATCACAGAAGGAGGGAACCAAGGGAGGACGGGCGAGTGGGTGCGTCTGTGCAAAACTCAAAACATCTGTGGATAAAAGCGAGCATTGGGTTCGGAGAATGTCATGTTCTGTTCCTCATCTGTTGAAGGGATGACAAtatacaagcaaaaaaaaaaaaaaaagaagaagaagagaagaaaccaATTGACTACATGGCTGATTGACAGCAATAACAATCAGAAGGAGACTCGGGGCTGATGCAGATTGACACCGGCCAAATCAGTGGCTGGTTAGAACGGAGCACAGTGAAGGACCTGAGGATTAAAGCAGGAGAAAGTGTCTACACGTATAGTATCAAAACGTCGCTCTGcaatacattctttttttttaaaaatttcaatTTGTCCCTGAACACGACCCCCGGACAGGTTAAACTGCCCCATGCTGTGTATCGTGGAAAATCCTGATTGCCATTGATTGTACAATGACTGCTGCCATGGGTTTGTGTCATTGATGGCACGGAGGGATGACAGAGCTTGCCTTGCCAGTGACCCGAAGCCTTACATTAGCTCACTGACTCAACACTTGAGATGGGAATGGAGGCTTCAACCCCCAGcaggtcacattcatacaccgAGAACTGAGACAAGAGAAAGACAATTCTTTTTGTTCACAAACATGAATGTGTATCGTACAGtaaaatatccttttttgttttttttcctttccgcAGTTTCCCCACTTCTTACAGGGTGTAAATAGAAATAATAGAGTGTATCTATACTGACAATTCTACTTTAAAAATGATAGGGTCTCATAATAAAAAGCCAACTGTACATTTTGGACCGGCTCAGGTTTGTTTTGTGGCAGAGGCGGGACACGGACGCAGACGTGAGACAGGTATTCATTTAATCAAGGAAACAGTTTAAAAGATACAATAGAGAACACAAATGTATCCCCAAAGCACCATGGGAAATTCAGTTGAAtatgtcaacaaaacaaagtcaggACCACAAATACAAAACCACATGTGAATATTGATGAACTTCACATCCCTTGATCTTCATTTAGCACCTGGGAATTTGAGgcaaaaaaagtgtgtttacgaacagcaaagagaaaacaggaagtgaaaaccACACGgatatttaaagaaaaggtGTAATATTATTGCAAAATTTTCTTGCTATcaacaaatccaatgaaaagaccaaaataaacaacaaaaacagtcgaaatatttaaaaaaggaggaaaaaaaagaccaaataatTTTTCTAAAGCAGCTGGTGACATCACTCAAACAGGAGTTAATGGGACATTTGTTGGGGATTATTTTCAGATGCAGATCAACACACATTAGTGTTTggagcagcaggacagtgtgtgagtgagtgactcAAAATAAACAACTGGGCCATAGTTAACATAACATCCAGGGCTTATATAATAAAGATGAGAATTAAGGATCAACTAGGATCAATCCGTTGTTGGTTTGGGCCTTTTTCGTGGGCTTTGTCGATGGCAAGAAATTCACAGGAACGCCAGGAAAATATGGAGGAGGGACTGAGTGCGAGGTGCAGAACTGTAAACTCCCGGTTTACCGTGAAATATGAGGAGAATCGGACAGAAATGCAGTGACGTGTCACAGACGCTCGTCCCGAGACCTGTGGATACAACCTCCATAGCAAcgctgcctcctccctctccgtgCCTAATTATTGCTTTGAATTTATGCCATTTCATTGAAAACGGAACAATCTACTGAGAACTCACCGAATTAAAGCCCCCCAGCGAGCGACTGGTTGGACAAAGACAATACAGAGTGGAGTGAATGAAAGCTCATTGAGCATATCAAACAGATGTTTTAATTGCAATCGCACAAAGTCAGAGTGTTGCGGtcgtattttaaaaaaaggtttgaaacgGAATCAATTTGTCTCGATTTGTGGTTTTCTACATGTAGCTGGACGGGGGCCAAAGCTATGGATATAACAAGCTTTGACGTTGGGGCTTTAGGTACAGTGGAAGTTTTTTGGGACAAGGCCTTGGGGGACGGCGGGAGGAGAGGCTCACATGCATTTGTtcatgcagagcagcagctccaggcgCAGAGCGATGCGTGTGTGCCATCCGAGGGGGAGGATGCGAATGTAGCGCGCCACGATGGGCGGCCGCAACAGGTTCTGCACAGACGAGGAGCGGTCAGAGTTTCCGTAAAACacctggggagagagagaaagacgggaTCAGGATGTGGTTGACCTGCGTCAACTAACTGAATGTACTCCTTGTCATGTAGAGCTCAGATTTCAGATCAAATTGAACACCGCAATTTGAAGAACTTGTAAAAGTTGAATATCTGATAGCAGTGTCATTGCTATCAGGCCGATCAGTGGGATGCTTTAAGCAGCTTAACCTGATGTAGAACCCACACGTCGTCCCTCTAAGTTCTGTCAGAGTGGGACCAGTGGTGTCCAGGATGTTTCCCCACCCACTCCTCATatagtgttttggtttttttgtcaaagttcCACTGACCCTGTTGTTTCCGGTCTGGTCTTTGTAGTAGATCCAGTTGAGCGTCTCTTCCGTGCGGTACTGGACGCTGTACTTGGTGATCCACTCGTCAGCGTCACAGCGGCCCTGAGAGA
This region includes:
- the cdkl5 gene encoding cyclin-dependent kinase-like 5 isoform X3, which codes for MNKFEVLGIVGEGAYGVVLKCRHKETNELVAIKKFKDSEENEEVKETTLRELKMLRTLKQDNIVELKEAFRRRGKLYLVFEYVERNMLELLEELPNGAPPDKVRSYIYQLIKAINWCHKNEIVHRDIKPENLLIGSEDVLKLCDFGFARNLSEGTDANYTEYVATRWYRSPELLLGAPYGKAVDMWSVGCILGELSDGQPLFPGESEIDQLFTIQKVLGSLPAEQMKLFYNNPRFHGIRFPSVTHPQTLERRYQGILSGLMLDLMKNLLLLNPTERFLTEQSLNHPAFQPLRQAERERPPPASPNPPRSSKRKTHHHGENTVPTRSHSKSTSRRSNSKECSSLPRHGDLHHLGNESFLNGNKPAPSSLSPTLHPKSQYMSQTLNRSASSSKDLANNNLPHLLSPKEPKGKTEFDFSLGPSPKLPDQGHGAKYGHSKPSSSRSQQQQQQQQQQQQQPPGRHTFLEGKTNTLQSGAEKQHGRHSHSMADSAHGSMSSSSKSSASYLSLSKSHSALSDAKSVGNLSDGRLHPDDPNSNTAAGVGPGARFFPASCLDLNAPSGPQGPPGSPSARHSDRSGHSPASRSSGNVRMESSTLDSSSRHKSRHKPLTPEDVGAPELLDPGGAGMPSTHTLPSPHESYHYGLGYTSPFSSQQRPHRHSMYVRRERHRPHGVEGGMAGLPPPGQVIPTRTSSLQILSPQLQHRTALTGHSVSSSREDCTDDMTRSELSPKDMSHPCAPIKDSARDNAAAFHTQRSKNECVPQVGMYHDPHGEDGGSSKENRMIFTESMPRRVGSFYRVPSPRPDNSSSFHDAIGQSRGPVLPIVPGDPVAMANHSKRQTAFDWSAAEAMVMNPPEPVKEKGKQGFFRAIKKKKKKTQIVIGIGQEHLSLQRSSKSSSHHGSRRKNRERSRDRDREREQSRDRDRDRERERERERERERERERERERGRERERVSDWPPEKPVDSHSQSQPLKSLRRLLHLSPSSSNQGQPPPAPPPDLRFQAPLSNPPQPSAKAGYSEGRGHPESRGHSGVSSTSQAKSRKPSYPLPGQIESSWHVSALQRAEGAQFTPEQLGIKPGQNGPTFTRAARSRMPNLNDLKETAL